In a single window of the Metopolophium dirhodum isolate CAU chromosome 2, ASM1992520v1, whole genome shotgun sequence genome:
- the LOC132939761 gene encoding uncharacterized protein LOC132939761, giving the protein MINKIMWKIQHLNNAMAGSTKLHKNKNCFNHNCMNGLFLVIFTMALMFPTHSRTLKSEPNEIRCLDSMTCTKCTLKPMCVWSLKRQTCENTNQYISSSLIVSRIGECPKFSVVKKYDYHYKDDLKILVNINVEITNDVVSFINYLNTYQMYYVVQGAFERSCKINNESKILISFFQTKSSVNIKPDISFIFIKFNNIMIRFDNVANHYVTVYGHKECATDEKFKICTTCGWNTNGYSNYLKWCSSENTCKDDKSLYIKNNATNQLNEKVAYVTNDCAEINVTAVNPLSGPKTGGTTLTIIVRNHRIFVDNRTLKVTVAGTVCTNPKTSGLETITCTTSQAVGTLSGPVLVEYSSIESGLKIESSQIFLFCDNPVLDADQQLGGIASGGTSVQIRGRHFIEPCVVSSVQLYVDLPNGVRRYAYNFCDPPVNDTYMVCQSPRMNGASWDGNQSVVGQLLNFGLDVLKFTGNQSLHVNGTSLNFHVHPDPVLEDFVMEEAGSVVINGFSLDHVQLDDIVVRFLNYSATGCVVVSVKANRIVCDPTMTIAPVDLHEILVKIGDSLTYTLENRSPTPIADPFNLSVSILPSIFPDSNKTSCSDFMTCTKCTIKPMCIWFLQQQTCQNRTQFNSSGSFVFEIEECPRFSVVKEYNYGESSVSLKYIVNLSNELVGFRNYLKDSILYNRFPTYCKYPTVQGNAHNKTIIACEFYVKKSYFDYNNPSFTFFTFIIVKDVMLRFDNVADHYVTFYEKKECANDEKYKSCATCAWNKDGYSNYLRWCSSDNTCQVRKNLYMVNNGKEQLNVKFVQLTNECGEINVTTVDPLSGPETGGTIVTITVRNHEILAENRTVIVTMAGTVCMNPRTSGSETIMCTTSQFNKTLSGPILVEYSSIESVLKIESTQIFQFCLNPVLDVTHQLGGVASGGTSVPVRGNNFVEPCFTILARLYVDLSDGVRRYSDSYCDPPVNDTYMVCRSPKVNGDSKDGDASVVGQLLNFGLEITFSKDDFSLNQSLPIVVRGPSLRFYVHPDPVLLDFKIDESGSIVVNGVHLQHVQPEDIVIQVMDSPSSVCLVVSVIRDSLVCEPNMSVNASQVIFVTLGNSLVFTVIRRTDDPSKLNGWFLVIIAMSTVLVFVCALSFCLRTKHRDNMTENIRNPLEASTSTQDIFEHTAL; this is encoded by the exons ATG attaacaaaattatgtggaaaatacaacatttgaataatgcaaTGGCTGGTAGCACAAagttacacaaaaataaaaactgtttcaACCACAACTGTATGAATGGACTATTTTTAGTTATCTTTACGATG GCTTTGATGTTTCCCACGCATAGTAGAACACTTAAATCAGAGCCGAATGAAATCAGGTGCCTAGATTCAATGACGTGCACAAAATGTACACTCAAACCTATGTGTGTATGGTCCCTTAAACGACAGACATGTGAAAACACGAATCAATATATTTCGTCGAGTTTGATAGTTTCCAGAATAGGGGAATGTCCAAAGTTTtcggtagttaaaaaatatgattatcaCTATAaagatgatttaaaaattttagtgaACATCAATGTTGAGATAACGAATGATGTGGTAAGTTTCATAAATTATCTTAACACCTATCAAATGTATTACGTAGTTCAAGGTGCATTTGAACGATCTTGTAAGATTAATAACgaatctaaaatattgatatcattttttcaaacaaaatcatCAGTTAACATCAAGCCGGacatttcttttatatttattaagttcaaTAACATTATGATACGATTTGACAACGTTGCTAATCACTATGTTACGGTGTATGGACATAAGGAATGTGCCACTGATGAGAAGTTCAAAATCTGTACGACATGTGGATGGAATACAAACGGGTACTCGAACTACTTGAAATGGTGTTCCTCCGAAAACACCTGTAAAGATGACAAGAGTTTATACATTAAGAACAATGCTACAAATCAGTTAAATGAAAAAGTAGCGTACGTGACGAATGATTGTGCAGAAATAAATGTGACTGCGGTAAATCCGCTGTCTGGACCGAAAACCGGTGGAACGACCCTAACGATCATAGTTAGGAACCACAGGATATTCGTTGATAACCGAACGTTAAAGGTAACGGTGGCAGGAACAGTGTGCACGAATCCCAAGACGTCCGGACTCGAGACTATAACTTGCACTACGTCACAAGCGGTTGGCACATTATCCGGTCCGGTCTTGGTTGAGTACTCGTCGATTGAAAGCGGACTGAAGATTGAGTCGTCCCAGATATTCCTGTTTTGTGACAATCCCGTACTGGATGCGGACCAACAACTTGGAGGCATAGCGTCCGGTGGCACTTCTGTGCAGATTCGTGGAAGACATTTCATAGAACCTTGCGTTGTATCCTCTGTCCAACTGTACGTTGACCTGCCGAATGGTGTCAGAAGGTACGCATACAATTTTTGCGATCCACCGGTTAACGACACCTATATGGTTTGCCAATCACCAAGAATGAACGGCGCTAGCTGGGACGGGAACCAATCGGTGGTGGGACAGCTGCTTAACTTCGGGCTTGACGTGCTGAAATTCACTGGAAATCAGTCTTTGCACGTCAACGGGACATCACTTAACTTTCACGTGCACCCCGATCCGGTTCTTGAAGATTTCGTAATGGAAGAAGCTGGTTCAGTAGTCATCAACGGCTTTAGCTTAGATCACGTGCAACTGGATGACATCGTGGTACGGTTTCTTAATTATTCAGCTACGGGTTGCGTAGTCGTGTCGGTTAAAGCAAATCGTATTGTATGCGACCCAACCATGACCATCGCTCCAGTTGATTTGCACGAGATCTTGGTAAAAATTGGAGATTCGTTGACGTACACTTTGGAAAATAGATCACCGACACCTATCGCTGATCCATTCAATCTTTCCGTTTCTATACTTCCGTCCATATTTCCAGATTCAAATAAAACCAGTTGTTCGGATTTCATGACGTGCACCAAATGTACAATAAAACCCATGTGTATATGGTTCCTTCAACAACAGACATGTCAAAACAGGACTCAATTCAACTCGTCGGGTTCATTTGTCTTTGAAATTGAGGAATGTCCACGATTTTCAGTAGttaaagaatataattatgGTGAATCAAGTGTTTCCCTGAAATACATTGTTAATTTATCGAATGAATTGGTAGGTTTTAGAAATTATCTTAAAGACAGTATACTTTATAACAGATTTCCAACATATTGCAAATATCCAACTGTACAGGGTAACGCACATAACAAAACGATAATAGCATGTGAATTCTACGTAAAGAAAtcttattttgattataataatccaTCGTTcactttttttacttttattattgtcaAAGACGTAATGCTAAGGTTTGATAACGTTGCTGATCACTACGTTACTTTTTATGAAAAGAAAGAGTGTGCAAATGATGAAAAGTACAAATCATGTGCAACTTGTGCATGGAATAAAGATGGGTATTCAAACTACTTGAGATGGTGCTCATCCGACAACACCTGTCAGGTTCGTAAGAATTTATATATGGTGAACAATGGTAAAGAACAGTTAAACGTAAAATTCGTGCAATTGACAAATGAATGTGGTGAAATAAATGTGACGACAGTAGATCCGCTTTCTGGGCCGGAAACCGGTGGCACGATTGTAACGATCACAGTGAGGAACCATGAGATATTAGCAGAGAACCGAACAGTAATTGTGACGATGGCAGGAACAGTGTGCATGAACCCCAGGACATCAGGATCAGAGACTATAATGTGCACCACATCACAATTCAACAAAACATTGTCCGGTCCGATTCTAGTCGAGTACTCATCGATCGAAAGCGTGTTGAAGATTGAGTCGACTCAAATATTCCAGTTTTGTCTCAATCCCGTACTGGATGTTACCCACCAACTTGGAGGCGTAGCATCTGGTGGCACTTCCGTGCCGGTCCGTGGCAATAATTTCGTAGAACCATGTTTTACAATTCTTGCCCGGCTGTATGTTGACCTGTCTGATGGTGTCAGACGGTATTCAGATAGTTATTGCGATCCACCAGTCAACGACACGTATATGGTATGCCGATCGCCAAAAGTGAACGGCGATAGCAAGGACGGGGACGCGTCAGTTGTGGGGCAGCTACTGAACTTTGGACTGGAAATAACATTCAGTAAAGATGACTTCTCTTTGAATCAGTCGCTTCCAATCGTGGTTCGTGGTCCATCACTCAGATTTTACGTGCACCCTGATCCAGTTCTGTTAGACTTTAAAATAGACGAAAGTGGTTCAATAGTCGTCAATGGCGTCCACTTGCAGCATGTACAGCCTGAAGACATCGTGATACAGGTGATGGATTCACCATCTTCAGTTTGCCTAGTCGTTTCGGTGATACGAGACAGTTTGGTGTGTGAGCCGAATATGTCCGTCAATGCGTCTCAAGTGATCTTCGTCACATTGGGAAATTCGTTGGTGTTCACAGTGATTAGGAGAACTGACGATCCGTCCAAACTTAATGGCTGGTTCCTCGTGATTATTGCCATGTCCACGGTGCTGGTATTTGTCTGTGCCTTATCATTTTGCCTAAGAACAAAACATCGGGATAACATGACAGAAAATATTCGTAACCCACTTGAGGCATCCACAAGTACACAGGACATATTCGAACACACTGCgctgtaa